A stretch of Lathyrus oleraceus cultivar Zhongwan6 chromosome 6, CAAS_Psat_ZW6_1.0, whole genome shotgun sequence DNA encodes these proteins:
- the LOC127091247 gene encoding uncharacterized protein LOC127091247 isoform X1 codes for MGDKGGKSCPICTEEMDLTDQHLKPCKCGYEICVWCWHHIMEMAQKDETEGRCPACRSAYDKERIVAMAANCRRLVAEMNSQHKKKLQKVKPKSSDGRKHLTDVRVIQRNLVYIIGLPLNLADEDLLQRREYFGRYGKVLKVSISRTATGIIQHSANNSCCVYITYSKESEAVRCIQSVHFFVLEGRPLRACFGTTKYCHAWLRNVPCNNRECLYLHDHGAHEDSFTKDELVLAFARSRVLQIIGATNNLHRRSGSVLPPPPDEPRHMPSATKVVSKSPLDIQITGSCSSNGAANSTALPAANSWARCVSGSLPQDTSSSCSSNLAKKKIEASNGPQALMLGVACTERSILDTKESGEDENNVHSNSVIVPSALNKHHIGGNSQTSAFIGLDQDKAAPSTSTSFLETGRPHNLNTNKAVSNRDVHGLCSELSSVNINSNLKDSYFTRDSDKLLFSPNSINSSLGKHFPQDGEYCKDHSTTPAFWEDIIVDDMLNKDFDQQQFCKGTNNLASGHHSPQYPQNPNQSNHELKHQNQICNQNHLRKPSETFTEPLGAGFEKIVEREDTGLDVDNKVTSDIGENNIISNILSLELDAWEDSLVKLLDETDEPYTSFKAPALRKIQDKNQSRFSFARQDDSLNKTSVLQQSFGITEHDPKGNYSSGGYNTNKDMFAVKKPYAFTTSSSVLSDKFDGSPSLVPTKFSMAKAHASSPPGFSMPGRIPPGFSRGRVEQGCNSSVEHLQPHYAPPSVNIGRIGDAEFNNPMVFDPSKSLVEERLNSAPFNPRQTFLPQFSPNEDDARLKLIMQQSIASQNLRLTDHIGNRFSPQSDAYRTPSSFLDQFQSNNPSFSEQMRSQQFSSNIPGSNNQRGSWSDSMYFSGLSMSEVLNNEIGAFNNFMPSYENIKF; via the exons ATGGGTGACAAAGGAGGAAAATCATGTCCGATTTGCACTGAGGAGATGGACCTGACTGATCAGCATCTGAAACCATGCAAATGCGGCTATGAG ATATGTGTGTGGTGTTGGCATCATATAATGGAAATGGCACAGAAGGATGAAACTGAGGGCCGTTGTCCTGCCTGCCGTTCAGCTTATGACAAAGAACGCATTGTGGCAATGGCAGCTAACTGTCGAAG ATTGGTTGCCGAAATGAATTCACAGCATAAAAAAAAACTACAGAAGGTAAAGCCTAAATCATCGGATGGAAGGAAACATCTTACTGATGTTAGAGTCATTCAGCGCAACCTTGTGTACATAATTGGACTGCCTCTTAACCTTGCAGATGAAGAT TTGCTTCAGCGTAGGGAGTACTTTGGAAGGTATGGCAAGGTTTTGAAGGTGTCAATATCTCGTACAGCAACAGGCATTATTCAACATTCTGCAAACAACAGCTGTTGTGT GTATATAACTTACTCAAAAGAATCTGAAGCAGTTCGATGCATTCAATCAGTTCATTTTTTTGTATTAGAAGGTAGACCATTGAG GGCTTGTTTTGGAACCACAAAGTATTGCCATGCATGGCTCAGAAATGTG CCTTGCAACAATAGAGAATGCTTATATCTACATGATCATGGTGCTCACGAAGATAGCTTTACCAAGGATGAATTAGTATTAGCATTTGCaag GAGTAGAGTCCTACAAATCATTGGTGCTACAAATAATTTGCATCGCCGTTCTGGGAGTGTTTTACCTCCACCACCAGATGAACCTAGACACATGCCATCAGCCACCAAAGTAGTGTCCAAAAGTCCTTTAGAT ATCCAGATTACAGGATCCTGTTCAAGCAATGGAGCTGCCAATTCAACAGCACTTCCTGCAGCAAACTCTTG GGCTAGGTGTGTATCTGGCAGTCTTCCGCAGGATACTAGTTCATCGTGTTCTAGTAATCTGGCCAAGAAAAAGATTGAAGCGTCTAATGGCCCCCAAGCCCTTATGCTGGGGGTTGCTTGCACTGAAAGGTCTATTCTTGATACGAAAGAATCGGGAGAAGATGAAAATAATGTGCATTCCAATAGTGTAATTGTACCTTCAGCATTGAACAAACATCACATTGGCGGAAATTCTCAAACAT cagctttCATAGGCCTTGATCAAGATAAGGCTGCACCCTCCACGAGTACAAGCTTCCTGGAGACTGGCAGACCTCACAATTTGAATACTAACAAGGCAGTTTCCAATCGGGATGTGCATGGCTTATGTTCTGAGTTATCATCTGTTAACATCAACAGTAATCTTAAAGATTCATATTTCACTCGGGATTCAGACAAGTTACTTTTTTCTCCTAACTCAATCAATTCCTCTCTAGGGAAGCATTTTCCTCAAGATGGTGAATATTGTAAAGATCATTCAACCACACCAGCTTTTTGGGAAGATATAATTGTGGATGATATGCTAAATAAAGACTTTGATCAACAACAGTTCTGCAAAGGCACTAACAATTTAGCATCCGGGCATCATTCACCTCAGTATCCTCAGAATCCAAACCAATCGAACCATGAACTGAAGCATCAAAATCAAATTTGTAACCAGAATCATTTAAGGAAACCTTCTGAAACTTTTACTGAACCCTTGGGGGCAGGATTTGAGAAGATTGTGGAGAGAGAGGACACTGGTTTAGATGTTGATAACAAGGTTACTTCAGACATTGGAGAAAACAACATTATATCTAACATTTTGTCTTTGGAACTAGATGCATGGGAAGATTCACTAGTTAAGTTGTTGGATGAAACTGATGAACCATATACATCCTTCAAAGCACCTGCTTTGCGGAAAATCCAAGACAAGAATCAGTCCAGGTTTTCCTTTGCCAGACAAGATGATTCCTTGAATAAGACATCTGTTTTGCAGCAATCATTTGGGATTACCGAACATGATCCTAAAGGGAATTATTCATCTGGTGGTTATAACACAAACAAAGATATGTTCGCTGTAAAAAAACCATACGCTTTCACAACAAGCAGTTCTGTACtatcagataaatttgatggaaGTCCATCATTGGTGCCCACTAAATTTTCCA TGGCAAAAGCTCATGCCTCAAGTCCACCTGGATTTTCAATGCCAGGCAGAATACCTCCTGGGTTTTCACGCGGGAGAGTAGAACAGGGTTGTAATAGTTCTG TTGAACATTTGCAACCGCACTATGCTCCTCCATCTGTAAATATCGGAAGGATAGGAGATGCTGAATTCAATAATCCTATGGTATTTGACCCTAGTAAGAGCCTAGTGGAAGAGAGGTTAAATAGTGCACCTTTTAACCCGAGGCAAACTTTCCTTCCACAATTTAGTCCTAATGAAGATGATGCTAGACTTAAGTTGATAATGCAACAATCTATAGCTTCACAGAATTTAAGACTTACAGATCAtattggaaataggttttcccCTCAAAGTGATGCTTATAGAACTCCTTCAAGTTTTCTTGATCAATTTCAATCTAACAATCCTTCGTTTTCTGAACAAATGCGCTCTCAACAGTTCAGTAGTAAT
- the LOC127091247 gene encoding uncharacterized protein LOC127091247 isoform X2, translating into MGDKGGKSCPICTEEMDLTDQHLKPCKCGYEICVWCWHHIMEMAQKDETEGRCPACRSAYDKERIVAMAANCRRLVAEMNSQHKKKLQKVKPKSSDGRKHLTDVRVIQRNLVYIIGLPLNLADEDLLQRREYFGRYGKVLKVSISRTATGIIQHSANNSCCVYITYSKESEAVRCIQSVHFFVLEGRPLRACFGTTKYCHAWLRNVPCNNRECLYLHDHGAHEDSFTKDELVLAFARSRVLQIIGATNNLHRRSGSVLPPPPDEPRHMPSATKVVSKSPLDIQITGSCSSNGAANSTALPAANSWARCVSGSLPQDTSSSCSSNLAKKKIEASNGPQALMLGVACTERSILDTKESGEDENNVHSNSVIVPSALNKHHIGGNSQTSFIGLDQDKAAPSTSTSFLETGRPHNLNTNKAVSNRDVHGLCSELSSVNINSNLKDSYFTRDSDKLLFSPNSINSSLGKHFPQDGEYCKDHSTTPAFWEDIIVDDMLNKDFDQQQFCKGTNNLASGHHSPQYPQNPNQSNHELKHQNQICNQNHLRKPSETFTEPLGAGFEKIVEREDTGLDVDNKVTSDIGENNIISNILSLELDAWEDSLVKLLDETDEPYTSFKAPALRKIQDKNQSRFSFARQDDSLNKTSVLQQSFGITEHDPKGNYSSGGYNTNKDMFAVKKPYAFTTSSSVLSDKFDGSPSLVPTKFSMAKAHASSPPGFSMPGRIPPGFSRGRVEQGCNSSVEHLQPHYAPPSVNIGRIGDAEFNNPMVFDPSKSLVEERLNSAPFNPRQTFLPQFSPNEDDARLKLIMQQSIASQNLRLTDHIGNRFSPQSDAYRTPSSFLDQFQSNNPSFSEQMRSQQFSSNIPGSNNQRGSWSDSMYFSGLSMSEVLNNEIGAFNNFMPSYENIKF; encoded by the exons ATGGGTGACAAAGGAGGAAAATCATGTCCGATTTGCACTGAGGAGATGGACCTGACTGATCAGCATCTGAAACCATGCAAATGCGGCTATGAG ATATGTGTGTGGTGTTGGCATCATATAATGGAAATGGCACAGAAGGATGAAACTGAGGGCCGTTGTCCTGCCTGCCGTTCAGCTTATGACAAAGAACGCATTGTGGCAATGGCAGCTAACTGTCGAAG ATTGGTTGCCGAAATGAATTCACAGCATAAAAAAAAACTACAGAAGGTAAAGCCTAAATCATCGGATGGAAGGAAACATCTTACTGATGTTAGAGTCATTCAGCGCAACCTTGTGTACATAATTGGACTGCCTCTTAACCTTGCAGATGAAGAT TTGCTTCAGCGTAGGGAGTACTTTGGAAGGTATGGCAAGGTTTTGAAGGTGTCAATATCTCGTACAGCAACAGGCATTATTCAACATTCTGCAAACAACAGCTGTTGTGT GTATATAACTTACTCAAAAGAATCTGAAGCAGTTCGATGCATTCAATCAGTTCATTTTTTTGTATTAGAAGGTAGACCATTGAG GGCTTGTTTTGGAACCACAAAGTATTGCCATGCATGGCTCAGAAATGTG CCTTGCAACAATAGAGAATGCTTATATCTACATGATCATGGTGCTCACGAAGATAGCTTTACCAAGGATGAATTAGTATTAGCATTTGCaag GAGTAGAGTCCTACAAATCATTGGTGCTACAAATAATTTGCATCGCCGTTCTGGGAGTGTTTTACCTCCACCACCAGATGAACCTAGACACATGCCATCAGCCACCAAAGTAGTGTCCAAAAGTCCTTTAGAT ATCCAGATTACAGGATCCTGTTCAAGCAATGGAGCTGCCAATTCAACAGCACTTCCTGCAGCAAACTCTTG GGCTAGGTGTGTATCTGGCAGTCTTCCGCAGGATACTAGTTCATCGTGTTCTAGTAATCTGGCCAAGAAAAAGATTGAAGCGTCTAATGGCCCCCAAGCCCTTATGCTGGGGGTTGCTTGCACTGAAAGGTCTATTCTTGATACGAAAGAATCGGGAGAAGATGAAAATAATGTGCATTCCAATAGTGTAATTGTACCTTCAGCATTGAACAAACATCACATTGGCGGAAATTCTCAAACAT ctttCATAGGCCTTGATCAAGATAAGGCTGCACCCTCCACGAGTACAAGCTTCCTGGAGACTGGCAGACCTCACAATTTGAATACTAACAAGGCAGTTTCCAATCGGGATGTGCATGGCTTATGTTCTGAGTTATCATCTGTTAACATCAACAGTAATCTTAAAGATTCATATTTCACTCGGGATTCAGACAAGTTACTTTTTTCTCCTAACTCAATCAATTCCTCTCTAGGGAAGCATTTTCCTCAAGATGGTGAATATTGTAAAGATCATTCAACCACACCAGCTTTTTGGGAAGATATAATTGTGGATGATATGCTAAATAAAGACTTTGATCAACAACAGTTCTGCAAAGGCACTAACAATTTAGCATCCGGGCATCATTCACCTCAGTATCCTCAGAATCCAAACCAATCGAACCATGAACTGAAGCATCAAAATCAAATTTGTAACCAGAATCATTTAAGGAAACCTTCTGAAACTTTTACTGAACCCTTGGGGGCAGGATTTGAGAAGATTGTGGAGAGAGAGGACACTGGTTTAGATGTTGATAACAAGGTTACTTCAGACATTGGAGAAAACAACATTATATCTAACATTTTGTCTTTGGAACTAGATGCATGGGAAGATTCACTAGTTAAGTTGTTGGATGAAACTGATGAACCATATACATCCTTCAAAGCACCTGCTTTGCGGAAAATCCAAGACAAGAATCAGTCCAGGTTTTCCTTTGCCAGACAAGATGATTCCTTGAATAAGACATCTGTTTTGCAGCAATCATTTGGGATTACCGAACATGATCCTAAAGGGAATTATTCATCTGGTGGTTATAACACAAACAAAGATATGTTCGCTGTAAAAAAACCATACGCTTTCACAACAAGCAGTTCTGTACtatcagataaatttgatggaaGTCCATCATTGGTGCCCACTAAATTTTCCA TGGCAAAAGCTCATGCCTCAAGTCCACCTGGATTTTCAATGCCAGGCAGAATACCTCCTGGGTTTTCACGCGGGAGAGTAGAACAGGGTTGTAATAGTTCTG TTGAACATTTGCAACCGCACTATGCTCCTCCATCTGTAAATATCGGAAGGATAGGAGATGCTGAATTCAATAATCCTATGGTATTTGACCCTAGTAAGAGCCTAGTGGAAGAGAGGTTAAATAGTGCACCTTTTAACCCGAGGCAAACTTTCCTTCCACAATTTAGTCCTAATGAAGATGATGCTAGACTTAAGTTGATAATGCAACAATCTATAGCTTCACAGAATTTAAGACTTACAGATCAtattggaaataggttttcccCTCAAAGTGATGCTTATAGAACTCCTTCAAGTTTTCTTGATCAATTTCAATCTAACAATCCTTCGTTTTCTGAACAAATGCGCTCTCAACAGTTCAGTAGTAAT